In Pedobacter sp. WC2423, the following are encoded in one genomic region:
- a CDS encoding CBS domain-containing protein, translating into MKTVKQLLSTKSAQIFSVTAETSVLDALSVMMDKNISALLILEGSQLSGIFTERDYARKIVLQGKTSADTPLSAVMTSNPITVSPNDSLDSCMEIMTDKHIRHLPVLDDHQIIGMVSIGDVVKFIIEDQKQTISQLEGYINS; encoded by the coding sequence ATGAAAACCGTAAAACAACTACTCAGCACTAAATCAGCACAGATCTTTTCGGTTACGGCAGAAACATCTGTTCTGGATGCCTTAAGTGTAATGATGGATAAAAACATCAGTGCGCTGCTTATTCTGGAAGGCAGTCAGTTATCAGGAATATTTACTGAGCGGGACTACGCAAGGAAAATCGTTCTCCAGGGAAAAACTTCTGCAGATACACCTTTAAGCGCAGTCATGACGAGCAACCCGATTACAGTTTCTCCGAATGACAGTCTGGATAGCTGTATGGAAATTATGACGGACAAACACATCAGACATTTACCTGTCCTGGATGATCATCAGATTATTGGGATGGTTTCAATTGGCGATGTGGTTAAATTCATCATCGAGGATCAAAAGCAGACCATTTCTCAATTAGAAGGTTATATCAACAGCTAG
- a CDS encoding NAD(P)H-dependent oxidoreductase, protein MSLIDALKWRYATKKMNGEKVPQAKVDQIVEAARLAPTSSGLQPFKVIVVTNEELKAKIQTIAFGQSQIVDSSHLLIFAAWDNYTEQNIRAVFARTNAERGLPDETPSDYEIQLSSNYTTRPEEVNFNHAARQAYIGFGVALTEAALLKVDATPMEGFNPAELDELLGLREKGLRSVTMLPLGYRNESEDWLVNLKKVRTPKNEFVIEYN, encoded by the coding sequence ATGAGCTTAATAGATGCGCTTAAATGGCGGTATGCAACAAAAAAAATGAATGGAGAAAAGGTCCCTCAAGCTAAGGTTGACCAGATTGTTGAAGCTGCCCGTCTTGCACCAACTTCATCTGGCCTTCAGCCATTTAAAGTAATTGTAGTAACAAACGAGGAATTAAAAGCAAAAATCCAGACTATTGCTTTTGGACAGTCTCAAATTGTTGATTCTTCACACCTGCTTATTTTTGCAGCATGGGATAACTATACGGAACAAAATATCAGAGCCGTTTTTGCCCGCACCAATGCTGAACGCGGTCTTCCTGATGAAACTCCATCAGACTATGAAATCCAGTTAAGTTCAAACTATACTACAAGACCTGAAGAAGTAAACTTTAACCACGCTGCCAGACAGGCATATATTGGTTTTGGTGTAGCGCTTACAGAAGCTGCCTTGTTAAAAGTAGATGCAACACCAATGGAAGGATTTAATCCTGCTGAACTGGACGAATTGTTAGGTTTGAGAGAAAAAGGCCTTCGTAGTGTTACCATGCTGCCATTAGGTTACAGAAACGAAAGCGAAGACTGGTTAGTGAACTTGAAAAAAGTACGTACACCAAAAAATGAATTCGTTATCGAATATAACTAA
- a CDS encoding OmpP1/FadL family transporter, with protein sequence MKKILLSFLLAVPILGYSQSYQVNLQGQKQTAMGGAGTGVALDEAAVFFNPGAVSFLKKNGVQAGGSAIFLKAAFRENGSNIKEYTKDKLTVPPAAYAVFGNPNNRLRFGLGVYVPFGGAVHWDPNWTGKYTVTSLDLQAIFVQPTLSYKITDHIGIGAGFVYSNGKVDLKRGIPLTLNDGTSATAQLKGHTHDFGWNAGIYVETVSGVTIGVTHRSQVTAQVKDGDAIFKVPEALQSGFPTKFNANLPLPATSSIGLGFYPSSKTIIAVDANWVHWSKYKVLAFDYNNNSRIPNTSSPRNYHDGGALRVGIQNMATERLALRLGAAYAFTPVGKGYVTPEVPDANRILLSAGLGYKASERFSIDLSFLYENIKSRNETNIETNLSGDFKTVAYIPGIALSYKW encoded by the coding sequence ATGAAAAAGATTTTACTAAGTTTTTTACTCGCGGTGCCTATTCTGGGCTACTCGCAATCTTACCAGGTTAACCTTCAGGGGCAAAAGCAGACCGCAATGGGCGGTGCAGGTACAGGAGTTGCTTTAGATGAAGCAGCTGTATTTTTTAACCCTGGCGCGGTATCCTTTCTTAAAAAGAATGGGGTACAGGCAGGTGGAAGTGCAATTTTTTTGAAAGCAGCTTTCAGAGAAAATGGTTCAAACATTAAGGAATATACTAAAGATAAATTAACAGTACCACCAGCTGCTTATGCTGTATTTGGTAATCCGAATAACAGACTTCGTTTCGGACTGGGTGTTTATGTACCATTTGGTGGTGCTGTACACTGGGATCCAAACTGGACTGGTAAATATACCGTGACTTCACTGGATCTGCAGGCTATTTTTGTTCAGCCTACTTTGAGTTATAAAATTACTGATCATATTGGTATCGGTGCCGGTTTTGTTTATTCCAATGGAAAAGTTGATTTAAAAAGAGGAATACCACTTACTTTAAATGATGGCACATCAGCCACTGCGCAGCTTAAAGGTCATACACATGATTTTGGCTGGAATGCAGGTATCTATGTAGAAACTGTATCTGGCGTAACGATCGGTGTAACGCACCGTTCACAGGTAACTGCGCAAGTAAAAGACGGAGATGCTATATTCAAGGTTCCAGAAGCATTACAAAGCGGTTTCCCTACAAAATTTAATGCCAATCTGCCTTTACCAGCAACATCTTCTATTGGTTTAGGGTTTTATCCATCTTCGAAAACAATTATTGCTGTGGATGCAAACTGGGTTCACTGGAGCAAATATAAAGTACTGGCCTTTGACTATAATAACAATTCAAGAATTCCAAACACGAGTTCTCCAAGAAATTACCATGATGGAGGTGCCTTACGTGTAGGTATTCAAAATATGGCCACCGAGCGTTTAGCTTTAAGATTAGGTGCTGCATATGCGTTTACACCTGTTGGAAAAGGGTATGTAACACCAGAGGTTCCGGATGCTAACCGTATTCTGCTAAGTGCAGGTTTAGGTTACAAGGCATCTGAACGTTTCAGTATTGATTTATCTTTCTTGTATGAAAATATTAAATCAAGAAATGAAACAAATATAGAAACCAATTTAAGCGGGGATTTCAAAACCGTTGCTTATATCCCTGGCATTGCTTTATCTTATAAATGGTAA
- a CDS encoding carboxypeptidase regulatory-like domain-containing protein, with protein MNYFKISFALFILCFALGFQASAQQDTVMLSNILNKSKIIAEQHPVEKVYLHFDKPYYSVADTMFFKAYLTFEQNIPSPLSKVVYVDVINSQDSLVKSLKLPVTNSVAYGSLELDMVNFKQGNYYVRAYTVWMFNSSPDYFFTKTITIGEAIDKKLITHLTYNNVQTDKSQVINAQIQFKNLDKAILANKPVNWSVMSNYEVVSKGRGVTDQNGILKISITPKKNEFITKGDLTTELNMGNQEVLNSSFVLKPKAISTDIQFFPEGGELVKGIPTQVAFKAIKQDGLGIEVKGTIADSDGNQITAFNSTHLGMGAFYLNAEGGKTYKATVTFSDGSKKVVDLPKPVESGISVQANTANPDMINFKIVASDTYFQQNQGKSVYLIAQNAGQVYYAAQTKLQTQVTAAKIPTAKFPSGIVQLTLFSATGEPISERLAFVMHKNAMNLTLKSDLPAYKVRQKVRMTVSAKDSTQRLVGNFSLSVTDQQKVPVDETTETTILSSLLLTSDLQGFVERPNYYFVKSDEKKRAELDILMLTQGYRRFSYKEIMANRFPTNTYLPEQGMSITGILRDRTGMPVRKGALRLTSPGRTLSSETLTTNSGLFAFPNLVFEDGAELLINAKYNAAGSNMMIVLDNPPFPEVTSNPYPATEVINIDSTLSAYLDNSKKQYSNLRTLKEVKITGATVKKPSHADHTALTGLSMMPDHLIDGERLSGCNDLLTCLKSMAMGLTFDTDRFFVTRDYMQGNKSTPVQVFINGNAVDAINLGSIQPADVESIEIFLKDQLGLVFKNYNCNGVLVVNTKKIPKSNMSLADLKKMMPQSNMLKFTPKGYTKVREFYAPKYVTQTSSYTGNDLRTTIYWNPKIVTNATGDTVLEFYNADGKGTYRAVIEGVDANGNVGRYVYRYTVK; from the coding sequence ATGAACTACTTTAAAATATCATTTGCATTGTTTATACTTTGCTTTGCTTTAGGATTCCAGGCATCAGCACAACAGGACACCGTTATGCTCAGCAATATTCTTAATAAATCGAAGATCATTGCAGAACAGCACCCAGTAGAAAAAGTCTATCTCCACTTTGATAAACCATATTACAGCGTTGCAGATACCATGTTCTTCAAAGCCTATCTCACTTTTGAACAGAATATTCCTTCGCCACTGAGCAAAGTGGTCTATGTAGATGTGATCAATAGTCAGGATTCACTGGTCAAATCACTCAAATTACCAGTCACCAACAGCGTAGCTTACGGAAGTCTGGAACTTGACATGGTGAATTTTAAACAAGGCAATTATTATGTGAGGGCCTATACAGTATGGATGTTCAATTCCAGCCCGGATTATTTCTTCACTAAAACTATTACGATTGGAGAAGCCATAGACAAGAAATTGATTACCCATTTGACCTATAACAACGTACAAACCGATAAAAGCCAGGTCATCAATGCTCAGATTCAGTTTAAGAATCTCGATAAAGCTATCCTGGCCAATAAACCAGTCAACTGGAGCGTCATGTCAAATTATGAGGTTGTGAGTAAAGGCAGAGGAGTCACAGATCAGAACGGTATTTTAAAAATAAGTATCACCCCTAAGAAAAATGAATTCATCACTAAAGGAGATCTGACTACTGAGCTCAACATGGGCAACCAGGAAGTACTGAACTCTTCTTTTGTACTTAAACCAAAAGCAATCAGCACAGATATCCAATTTTTTCCTGAAGGTGGGGAACTGGTTAAAGGTATCCCGACACAAGTTGCCTTCAAAGCTATTAAACAAGACGGTCTTGGGATTGAAGTCAAAGGAACTATAGCCGATAGCGATGGGAATCAGATTACCGCATTTAATTCTACCCACCTTGGAATGGGCGCTTTCTACCTGAATGCAGAAGGGGGTAAAACTTATAAAGCAACCGTTACTTTCAGCGATGGTTCTAAAAAAGTAGTTGACCTGCCAAAACCAGTTGAATCCGGAATTTCCGTACAGGCGAATACAGCGAATCCGGATATGATCAATTTCAAGATCGTAGCCAGCGATACCTATTTCCAGCAAAATCAAGGTAAAAGTGTTTATTTAATTGCACAAAATGCCGGTCAGGTTTATTATGCAGCACAAACTAAATTACAAACACAGGTAACCGCAGCAAAAATACCAACAGCTAAATTTCCTTCGGGAATTGTTCAGCTTACACTTTTTTCTGCAACAGGCGAACCGATCAGTGAACGTTTAGCCTTCGTAATGCATAAAAATGCCATGAACCTGACTTTAAAATCAGATCTTCCTGCTTATAAAGTCAGACAAAAAGTAAGAATGACGGTTTCTGCCAAAGATTCGACACAGCGCTTAGTAGGGAATTTCTCTCTTAGTGTAACCGATCAGCAGAAAGTTCCGGTAGATGAAACTACAGAAACAACCATATTAAGTTCATTATTACTGACCTCAGATTTGCAGGGTTTCGTAGAGCGTCCAAACTATTACTTCGTAAAAAGTGATGAGAAAAAACGTGCAGAACTTGATATTCTAATGCTGACTCAGGGTTACCGCCGCTTCTCTTACAAAGAAATCATGGCGAACAGGTTTCCTACAAATACTTATCTTCCTGAACAGGGAATGAGTATCACAGGTATCCTGAGAGACAGAACAGGAATGCCAGTCAGAAAAGGAGCATTGCGTTTAACCAGCCCTGGCAGAACGCTTTCTTCAGAAACACTGACTACAAACTCCGGCCTTTTCGCCTTTCCTAACCTGGTTTTCGAAGATGGTGCAGAATTACTGATCAACGCAAAATATAATGCAGCAGGAAGTAACATGATGATTGTTCTGGATAACCCTCCATTTCCGGAAGTGACGAGCAATCCTTACCCGGCTACTGAAGTGATCAATATTGACAGTACACTTTCAGCTTACCTGGATAACAGTAAAAAACAATACAGTAATCTGCGTACGCTTAAGGAAGTGAAAATTACCGGAGCAACGGTTAAAAAACCAAGTCATGCAGACCATACCGCCTTAACAGGATTAAGTATGATGCCAGACCACCTGATTGACGGAGAAAGATTGAGTGGCTGTAATGACCTCTTAACCTGCCTTAAATCTATGGCTATGGGACTTACTTTTGATACGGACAGATTTTTTGTTACCCGTGATTATATGCAGGGTAATAAAAGCACACCAGTACAAGTATTCATTAATGGAAACGCAGTAGATGCGATTAACCTGGGTAGTATTCAGCCTGCGGATGTAGAGTCTATAGAAATTTTCTTAAAGGATCAGCTGGGCCTTGTTTTCAAGAATTACAACTGTAATGGGGTATTGGTAGTGAACACGAAAAAGATTCCTAAGTCAAACATGAGCCTTGCTGACTTAAAGAAAATGATGCCACAAAGCAACATGCTTAAGTTTACCCCTAAAGGATATACGAAAGTCAGAGAGTTTTATGCCCCTAAATACGTGACGCAAACCAGCTCTTATACAGGAAACGATTTAAGGACCACAATTTACTGGAACCCGAAAATCGTAACTAATGCTACTGGTGATACCGTGCTGGAGTTTTATAACGCAGACGGCAAAGGAACCTACAGAGCAGTCATTGAGGGCGTAGATGCAAATGGTAATGTTGGCCGTTATGTATACCGGTATACGGTTAAATAG